One Roseimaritima multifibrata DNA window includes the following coding sequences:
- a CDS encoding TadE/TadG family type IV pilus assembly protein yields the protein MSPESSRKRPSRKRNRQAAAIVELAVCLPVLVLLAMATVEACSVLYLKQSLKIASYESTRVGLVPTARAENVTAQADLILGGRNIKDYTVSLTPADPRSMEQGDFFRVEVVADCGANSFVGGWFYTGKTVRQATEMVAE from the coding sequence ATGAGCCCCGAATCCAGTCGAAAACGCCCCTCGCGAAAGCGAAACCGCCAAGCCGCAGCGATTGTTGAGCTGGCGGTTTGTTTGCCTGTTCTTGTGTTGCTTGCGATGGCAACTGTTGAGGCTTGCTCCGTGCTGTATTTGAAGCAGAGCCTTAAGATTGCTTCTTACGAATCAACACGAGTCGGCTTGGTACCCACGGCTCGTGCTGAAAATGTCACGGCTCAGGCCGATTTGATTCTGGGTGGTCGAAATATCAAAGACTACACCGTCAGCCTCACGCCAGCCGATCCTCGATCGATGGAACAAGGGGATTTTTTCCGTGTCGAAGTGGTCGCGGACTGCGGCGCCAATTCTTTTGTTGGCGGGTGGTTTTACACGGGGAAAACGGTTCGGCAGGCAACCGAAATGGTTGCCGAGTAA
- a CDS encoding efflux RND transporter permease subunit, translated as MKSEQSATDAADHDGAQLPVSHHRIPRYRQSAFWIVTVAVLCAPLVAYGAIGALRNTSNDPRQWLPQGFEETDRYDLFQSQFGNDEIAVVSWPGCTLDDPRLPQLSSALVASPFFDRALTGTEIYQQLTAPPLNFSSAGARVRLGGFLVGPDGQSTCMVLSTSLEGQSDRSAAVAEIRRLAKTEVGLDESELRLAGPTVDAAAIDAESRKLLFQLAGFSAALSLLIATYRLKSLAMALMILCVAGYSTGLTLAILYFGGGQMNLLMTMLPPLIYVLSISSAVHLVNYYRDAAANPKIRNVLSTAVQQSRLPCLLAASTTAIGLASLVLSKIGPIRMFGLYSALGVLVGLVLLFTLLPAALKLFPPKVGAPKLPVGQRHRIASTLVGFILRRHGWVLTACLALMLFCGSALPSIRSTVKLQDRFLPESDAIQDYQWLEETIGPMVPLEIVVRFRRDDPRDRVQRMRVVAAVQRQIHSVDEPVSTMSAVNLLPAATSGGGVRQVVARQMINQPSTKTELMDAHFLAETNSEQLWRITVRANAIGDLDYGRFSETLRRVVDPVLEEAEVSGTYTGVIPLIYKAQRQLLTDLFRSFLAAFAVIAVVLVVVLRSLSAALLAMIPNLFPAVAIFGGIEWINIPVQIGSVMTASAALGIAVDDTVHFLTWFRRGSQQGVSRPNALRQAYYHCSGAMAHTTMICAGGLIVFAASSFVPILHFAWLMVTLLLAALIGDLFLLPSILAGPLGRCFESHSAKPVDKPADSPRVLPAKTARRGHPITNLE; from the coding sequence GTGAAATCTGAGCAGTCCGCAACGGATGCGGCCGACCACGACGGGGCACAACTCCCCGTTTCCCACCATCGAATCCCACGCTACCGACAGTCTGCATTTTGGATTGTCACGGTAGCCGTATTATGTGCTCCGCTAGTTGCCTATGGCGCGATCGGTGCCTTGCGTAATACCTCGAATGACCCTCGGCAGTGGTTGCCTCAGGGGTTTGAGGAAACCGATCGATACGACCTCTTTCAAAGTCAATTTGGCAATGATGAAATTGCGGTCGTCAGTTGGCCGGGATGTACGCTGGATGATCCGCGTCTGCCGCAGTTATCTTCGGCACTGGTGGCCAGTCCCTTTTTTGATCGTGCGCTGACCGGGACTGAAATTTACCAACAATTGACCGCTCCGCCGCTCAATTTTAGTTCCGCGGGTGCAAGGGTTCGGTTGGGAGGGTTTCTGGTCGGCCCGGACGGGCAATCAACCTGTATGGTGCTTAGCACCTCGCTGGAAGGCCAAAGCGATCGCAGTGCGGCGGTTGCCGAAATCCGCCGACTGGCAAAAACCGAAGTGGGACTGGACGAATCGGAGTTGCGGCTTGCGGGACCGACGGTCGATGCGGCCGCGATCGATGCAGAAAGCCGAAAATTGCTCTTTCAGTTGGCTGGTTTTTCGGCCGCACTGTCGCTCCTGATTGCAACCTATCGCTTAAAAAGTTTAGCGATGGCGTTGATGATTTTGTGTGTCGCCGGGTACAGCACCGGTCTGACTCTGGCGATCCTCTATTTTGGTGGAGGCCAGATGAATCTGTTGATGACGATGCTGCCACCACTGATCTATGTGTTAAGTATTTCGTCGGCCGTTCACCTTGTTAACTATTACCGAGACGCCGCCGCAAATCCTAAAATCCGCAATGTTCTCAGCACCGCGGTCCAGCAAAGCCGACTGCCATGTCTGTTGGCGGCCAGTACGACGGCCATCGGTTTGGCCTCGTTGGTACTAAGCAAGATCGGCCCCATCCGAATGTTCGGGCTCTATTCCGCTTTGGGAGTCCTGGTTGGGTTGGTGCTCTTGTTCACGTTGCTACCAGCCGCTTTGAAGTTGTTTCCGCCGAAGGTTGGAGCCCCAAAATTGCCTGTTGGTCAGCGTCATCGAATCGCGTCGACCCTGGTTGGATTTATTCTCCGGCGTCACGGATGGGTTTTGACGGCTTGTTTAGCGTTGATGTTGTTTTGTGGTTCCGCGCTCCCCTCGATCCGGTCGACGGTCAAATTGCAGGACCGGTTCTTGCCGGAAAGCGATGCGATCCAGGATTACCAGTGGTTGGAAGAGACGATTGGCCCAATGGTTCCACTGGAGATTGTTGTACGCTTTCGACGTGACGACCCGCGGGATCGTGTTCAGCGAATGCGAGTCGTGGCGGCGGTTCAGCGGCAGATTCACTCGGTGGATGAACCGGTATCGACGATGTCGGCGGTGAATCTATTGCCAGCGGCCACCAGCGGCGGCGGAGTCCGGCAGGTGGTCGCCCGGCAAATGATCAATCAACCGAGTACGAAGACGGAATTGATGGACGCCCACTTCCTTGCCGAAACCAATTCAGAGCAGCTCTGGCGGATCACGGTGCGAGCCAATGCGATCGGAGATTTGGACTACGGCAGGTTCTCTGAAACGTTGCGGCGCGTGGTCGATCCGGTCTTGGAAGAAGCGGAGGTTAGCGGGACCTACACTGGAGTGATCCCCTTAATCTACAAGGCACAGCGTCAATTATTAACCGATCTGTTTCGCAGCTTTTTAGCCGCGTTCGCCGTGATTGCCGTGGTGCTGGTTGTGGTCCTTCGCAGTCTTAGTGCGGCCTTGTTGGCGATGATCCCCAATCTGTTTCCTGCGGTCGCCATTTTTGGTGGGATCGAATGGATCAACATCCCTGTTCAGATCGGGTCGGTGATGACCGCCAGTGCGGCACTGGGGATCGCCGTTGACGATACGGTCCATTTTCTCACTTGGTTCCGACGCGGTTCGCAGCAGGGGGTAAGCCGTCCCAATGCCCTGCGTCAGGCCTACTATCATTGTTCCGGTGCGATGGCGCACACGACGATGATTTGTGCTGGAGGATTGATCGTTTTTGCAGCCAGTTCGTTTGTGCCAATCCTGCACTTCGCGTGGTTGATGGTCACTTTATTGCTGGCGGCTTTGATCGGCGATTTGTTTTTGCTTCCCTCTATTTTGGCGGGACCGCTTGGCCGCTGTTTTGAATCGCACTCTGCAAAGCCTGTTGATAAGCCTGCAGATTCGCCGCGTGTTCTTCCTGCAAAGACCGCCCGACGTGGACACCCGATAACAAATCTTGAATGA
- the mog gene encoding molybdopterin adenylyltransferase, with protein sequence MPLQIGVLTISDRASQGVYEDLGGPAIRDYFAKRSVFAVDYFSQIIPDEIPAIQTALIEMADDRCCPLILTTGGTGPTIRDVTPEATENVCDKILPGFGEQMRTASLRFVPTAILSRQLAGIRQQSLIINLPGKPTAIAECLDAVIEAVPYCLKLIGGGELKLHPPER encoded by the coding sequence ATGCCACTTCAAATTGGAGTCCTGACGATCTCGGATCGCGCTTCCCAAGGGGTCTATGAAGACCTGGGAGGCCCTGCCATCCGGGACTACTTTGCAAAAAGGAGCGTTTTCGCGGTCGACTACTTTTCGCAAATCATTCCGGATGAAATCCCCGCCATTCAAACCGCACTTATTGAAATGGCGGATGACCGCTGCTGTCCGCTGATTCTGACCACCGGCGGAACCGGCCCCACGATTCGCGATGTGACCCCGGAAGCAACCGAGAACGTCTGCGACAAAATTTTGCCAGGCTTTGGTGAGCAGATGCGGACCGCGTCGCTCCGCTTTGTTCCCACCGCCATCCTGTCACGTCAGCTGGCGGGAATCCGGCAGCAGTCGCTCATTATTAACCTGCCAGGAAAGCCGACAGCGATCGCCGAGTGCCTGGACGCCGTGATCGAAGCGGTCCCCTACTGTCTCAAACTGATCGGGGGGGGTGAATTGAAGCTGCATCCTCCCGAACGCTGA
- a CDS encoding TadE/TadG family type IV pilus assembly protein gives MSSTKSRRGAAAVEFAFATVVLFFVLFAAIEFCGVSMLRHGADTAAYEGARAAMVPGANVQLAETAAQDVLTKAGLKQAVITVTPNPITETSTSVRVQVALPVDKNSWLMHTFTRGKTLVGDVELMTERGPLVMASALPVPPPEPQPEPEPEPEPEPEPEPEPEPEPEPEPEPEPEPEPEPEPEPEPPPPPPPPPPPPPPI, from the coding sequence GTGTCTTCGACGAAATCCAGAAGGGGAGCCGCCGCCGTTGAGTTTGCGTTCGCGACGGTTGTGCTGTTTTTTGTGTTGTTTGCGGCGATTGAATTTTGTGGTGTGAGTATGCTGCGTCATGGTGCGGACACCGCTGCCTACGAAGGAGCTCGCGCTGCGATGGTTCCCGGTGCAAACGTGCAACTTGCCGAAACGGCCGCTCAAGATGTCCTAACCAAAGCGGGATTGAAACAGGCAGTCATTACGGTGACTCCAAACCCGATCACCGAAACGTCGACGTCGGTTCGCGTGCAGGTCGCGCTTCCTGTCGACAAGAACAGTTGGTTGATGCATACCTTTACACGCGGGAAGACGCTGGTTGGTGACGTTGAATTGATGACCGAGAGAGGCCCGCTGGTCATGGCGTCCGCGCTCCCTGTCCCCCCTCCCGAACCGCAGCCTGAGCCCGAACCGGAACCAGAGCCGGAACCCGAACCCGAACCAGAGCCGGAACCTGAACCTGAACCTGAACCTGAGCCGGAGCCCGAACCAGAGCCCGAACCCGAACCTGAGCCGGAACCCCCGCCTCCTCCTCCACCGCCGCCTCCTCCGCCACCACCAATTTAG
- a CDS encoding vWA domain-containing protein: MNSGTAMIGNAPRTSVLLTRYSDCLDAHNFREVAVSSGLACDAGRRSASRKTSPRRGATMVLIVALLPCVILLCAFAINIAYIELVRTEVQVSTDAACRAAGKEFAISGDRERATQIALQVAARNKVAGEGFVLAASDIEFGFSSRPDPTARYEFEVGENANSVRITTDSLSKGAAASPIRPLMPVFGKFINVNPVRSAVSTQVDLDVAIVIDRSGSMAYASGENSGNYPTPPATAPPGWGFGDPVPPNARWLDTIAAVQVFLNELNETPQSEQVALSTYDGATKTDVLLTEDYDMIPTALSEYSKAFQSGHTNIGGGILEGLLAVHDQNLHRNHAVPVIIVMTDGNHNKGTDPRYAARVAKNNNVTVYSVTFSDEAGQWLMRSVASYGGGQHYHATDAQQLKDAFRDIASRLPTLITQ, translated from the coding sequence ATGAATTCAGGTACCGCAATGATTGGGAACGCGCCGCGAACGTCTGTCCTCCTTACACGATATTCAGATTGCCTGGACGCCCACAATTTCCGCGAGGTTGCGGTCTCTTCTGGGCTTGCTTGCGACGCGGGTCGTAGGTCTGCATCGCGGAAGACTTCGCCGCGACGTGGCGCGACGATGGTATTGATCGTGGCACTGTTGCCATGCGTCATTTTGCTTTGTGCGTTTGCAATCAATATCGCCTATATCGAACTCGTTCGCACCGAAGTGCAGGTGTCGACCGACGCCGCTTGCCGGGCAGCGGGTAAAGAGTTCGCCATCTCGGGGGACCGAGAAAGAGCGACGCAAATCGCCCTTCAGGTAGCGGCTCGAAACAAGGTTGCCGGAGAAGGTTTTGTGTTGGCAGCGTCCGATATTGAGTTTGGTTTTTCGTCCCGCCCCGATCCGACGGCTCGGTACGAATTCGAAGTCGGGGAAAACGCAAATTCGGTTCGCATTACGACCGACAGTTTGTCGAAGGGAGCCGCGGCGTCGCCGATTCGGCCGCTGATGCCGGTTTTTGGAAAATTCATCAACGTCAATCCTGTGCGGAGTGCCGTCAGTACTCAAGTCGACCTAGACGTTGCGATCGTGATCGATCGAAGCGGTTCGATGGCTTACGCGAGTGGCGAAAATTCGGGGAACTACCCTACCCCGCCAGCCACGGCGCCTCCCGGTTGGGGATTCGGAGATCCTGTTCCACCCAATGCAAGATGGCTCGACACGATCGCTGCGGTTCAAGTCTTTTTAAACGAGTTGAACGAGACGCCTCAGTCGGAGCAGGTCGCGCTGTCGACCTATGACGGCGCGACGAAAACCGATGTGCTATTGACCGAAGATTACGACATGATCCCAACAGCGTTGTCGGAATACTCCAAAGCGTTTCAGAGTGGGCACACAAATATCGGTGGGGGCATTCTGGAGGGACTGTTGGCCGTCCATGATCAGAATCTTCATCGCAACCATGCCGTTCCAGTCATCATTGTGATGACCGATGGAAACCATAACAAAGGAACGGATCCTCGCTACGCAGCACGTGTCGCTAAGAATAATAACGTGACGGTTTACAGTGTGACTTTTAGCGACGAAGCCGGGCAATGGTTGATGCGTTCGGTGGCAAGCTACGGCGGCGGCCAGCACTACCATGCGACCGATGCACAGCAGTTGAAAGATGCCTTCCGCGATATCGCCAGTCGCTTGCCGACGCTAATTACTCAATAG
- a CDS encoding thiol-disulfide oxidoreductase DCC family protein — MAAVVKPLPDPDDAPGTDVVIFDGQCRFCRAQVERLQRFDRGGRLSFISLHDPRVAERYPDLTHERMMEEMVIVDTSGNRHGGSNAVRYLTRRLPLLWWAAPILHMPGTARLWRWAYQQVAKRRYKLAGKDCDGDACSIHLR, encoded by the coding sequence ATGGCAGCCGTTGTGAAGCCACTACCGGATCCCGACGATGCTCCTGGAACGGATGTCGTTATTTTCGACGGGCAATGTCGCTTTTGCCGCGCTCAGGTCGAGCGGCTGCAGCGGTTTGATCGCGGTGGGCGACTTTCCTTTATCTCCCTTCATGACCCGCGGGTGGCCGAACGTTACCCCGATTTGACCCATGAACGGATGATGGAGGAGATGGTCATCGTTGATACAAGTGGCAATCGTCACGGAGGTTCGAACGCGGTTCGATATCTGACGCGTCGTCTGCCTCTGCTGTGGTGGGCCGCGCCGATTTTGCACATGCCAGGGACCGCCCGATTGTGGCGATGGGCTTATCAGCAAGTTGCCAAAAGACGTTACAAGCTGGCCGGAAAAGACTGTGATGGCGATGCCTGCAGCATCCATCTGCGGTAA
- a CDS encoding 3-keto-disaccharide hydrolase: MPLKKLFSAALAAAVTVSCISPLAAETPVAEGFEALTGENDFSQWHGCPNLDPRKYAEQSDEKKAQWNQEIKDHWSVAEDGTVINDGHGAYLTTNEDFGDIELRLKYKTVARADSGIYLRGTPQVQIWDYTDPGKAKIGADKGSGGLWNNAAGAPGKDPLVLADKAFGEWNDVRIVQVGARTSVWLNDKLVVDHALMHNYWDRSLPLFAKGPIQLQTHGGEIQWRDVQVKRLSAEEANAILASHGQEGFEPIFDGKTLAGWTGAASDYQVLDGAIQCREGRGGNLYTEKTYKDFKVRLEFQVPAGGNNGLAIRYPGKGNPAYAGVTELQVLDNTAEKYSKLDDRQYHGSAYGMAAATRGYLRPVGEWNFQEVTVKGSQIVVELNGSVILDTDLSKITDYMADSAHPGKMLEEGHFGFAGHSDPVRFRALSIQTIDGE, from the coding sequence ATGCCTCTCAAAAAACTCTTTTCTGCGGCCCTCGCCGCAGCAGTCACCGTCTCCTGTATTTCGCCCCTTGCCGCAGAAACTCCTGTAGCCGAGGGCTTCGAAGCGCTGACAGGCGAAAATGATTTTTCACAATGGCACGGCTGTCCTAACCTCGACCCACGCAAATACGCCGAGCAATCGGACGAAAAGAAAGCTCAGTGGAATCAAGAGATCAAGGACCATTGGTCGGTTGCCGAAGATGGCACCGTCATCAACGATGGACACGGAGCTTACCTCACGACCAATGAAGATTTTGGCGATATCGAACTTCGCCTGAAATACAAAACGGTCGCCCGTGCTGACAGCGGAATTTACCTACGTGGGACTCCACAAGTTCAGATTTGGGATTACACCGATCCAGGCAAAGCGAAGATTGGTGCCGACAAAGGATCCGGCGGACTGTGGAACAACGCCGCTGGTGCTCCAGGCAAAGACCCACTTGTGCTTGCCGACAAAGCCTTCGGCGAATGGAACGATGTTCGGATCGTTCAAGTCGGTGCCCGCACCAGCGTTTGGTTGAACGACAAACTAGTCGTCGACCACGCATTGATGCACAACTATTGGGATCGCTCGCTTCCACTGTTTGCAAAAGGCCCGATCCAATTGCAAACGCACGGCGGTGAAATCCAGTGGCGTGACGTCCAAGTCAAACGTCTAAGCGCCGAAGAAGCCAACGCAATCCTTGCCAGTCATGGTCAAGAAGGTTTCGAACCGATCTTTGACGGCAAAACGCTTGCAGGTTGGACTGGAGCCGCTTCGGATTATCAAGTTCTTGACGGTGCTATCCAGTGTCGCGAAGGTCGCGGCGGAAACCTTTACACCGAAAAGACCTACAAAGATTTCAAAGTCCGTTTGGAATTCCAGGTTCCAGCTGGTGGCAACAATGGACTTGCCATTCGCTATCCAGGCAAAGGAAACCCCGCCTACGCTGGAGTCACCGAACTTCAAGTTCTGGACAACACCGCTGAGAAATACAGCAAGCTAGATGACCGCCAATACCACGGCTCGGCTTACGGAATGGCAGCCGCCACACGCGGATACCTTCGCCCTGTTGGCGAATGGAACTTCCAAGAAGTAACCGTCAAAGGAAGCCAAATCGTCGTGGAATTGAACGGATCGGTCATCTTGGACACCGACCTTTCGAAGATCACCGATTACATGGCCGACAGCGCTCACCCTGGCAAAATGCTTGAGGAAGGACACTTCGGATTTGCGGGCCATAGCGATCCTGTTCGCTTCCGTGCACTTTCGATCCAAACCATCGATGGCGAATAA
- a CDS encoding outer membrane protein assembly factor BamB family protein, whose amino-acid sequence MPLLRFLAGLLVVAAPCVASADDWLRFRGPNGSGIAASEEMPPAEWASDKNVQWSRDLPGPGHSCPIVVGDKVILTYWTGYGLQREQPGEQSALRLHLICLNRSTGATLWDQEIQPQLPEEQYGGMFAEHGYASHTPVSDGEKVYCFFGKSGVHAFDLEGNQLWSHEVGDGLDPRRWGSASSLILFNDVLIVTAGPESGSLFGLNKHDGTQIWKQEVGLSGMWGTPILSQVDQNRTDLVLAVPDEIWGMNPENGKLRWFADGISGDQMNGSPIEVDGVIYAMDGRSGEAVAIRGGGKGDVNDSHLVWRENHRARISTPVHYQGRLYWVASGVLNCIDAKTGSQVYQERLATGNAAGQNRRGRRGGQDYSSPVVAGNRLYFFNRQGGGSVVELSDQFKLLASNTLDGDNGDFTATPAIADGQLFVRTTNRIYCIAE is encoded by the coding sequence ATGCCTTTGTTACGGTTCCTCGCTGGTCTATTGGTGGTTGCGGCACCCTGTGTCGCGTCTGCGGATGACTGGCTACGTTTTCGGGGCCCCAATGGCTCGGGAATCGCCGCTTCTGAGGAAATGCCGCCCGCGGAGTGGGCGAGCGATAAGAATGTCCAGTGGTCGCGTGACTTGCCAGGGCCTGGGCATAGCTGCCCAATTGTTGTCGGTGACAAAGTGATCCTGACTTACTGGACCGGTTACGGACTGCAACGGGAACAGCCCGGCGAACAATCGGCGCTGCGACTGCATCTGATCTGTCTGAATCGGTCGACCGGAGCGACGCTCTGGGATCAAGAGATTCAACCGCAATTGCCGGAAGAACAATATGGCGGAATGTTTGCCGAACATGGTTATGCATCTCATACCCCGGTAAGTGATGGTGAGAAAGTCTATTGCTTCTTCGGGAAATCGGGGGTGCATGCTTTCGATTTGGAAGGCAACCAACTGTGGAGCCACGAAGTGGGGGATGGACTTGATCCGCGCCGCTGGGGATCGGCTTCAAGTTTGATTCTTTTCAACGATGTCTTGATCGTTACCGCGGGCCCCGAGAGTGGCAGTTTGTTTGGATTGAACAAGCACGATGGTACGCAAATCTGGAAGCAGGAAGTCGGGCTGAGCGGAATGTGGGGGACGCCGATTCTCTCGCAGGTCGATCAAAACCGTACCGATTTGGTTCTGGCCGTCCCGGATGAAATCTGGGGAATGAATCCTGAAAATGGAAAACTACGCTGGTTTGCCGACGGAATTTCCGGAGACCAAATGAATGGCAGCCCCATCGAAGTCGATGGCGTTATCTACGCAATGGATGGTCGCAGCGGAGAAGCGGTTGCCATCCGCGGTGGTGGAAAAGGGGACGTCAATGATTCGCATCTCGTTTGGCGCGAAAACCATCGCGCACGTATTTCAACTCCGGTTCATTACCAAGGTCGACTCTACTGGGTTGCCAGCGGGGTTCTGAATTGCATCGATGCAAAGACCGGAAGTCAGGTCTATCAAGAGCGGCTTGCAACCGGGAACGCGGCGGGCCAAAACCGGCGTGGTCGCCGAGGCGGCCAAGATTACAGCTCGCCGGTCGTTGCCGGAAATCGGCTGTATTTCTTCAATCGACAAGGGGGCGGTTCGGTTGTGGAATTAAGCGATCAGTTCAAGTTGTTGGCATCCAATACGTTGGATGGAGACAACGGAGACTTCACGGCAACACCAGCAATCGCCGATGGGCAATTGTTCGTAAGAACCACCAACCGAATCTACTGCATCGCTGAGTAG
- a CDS encoding alpha/beta fold hydrolase: protein MLKPKSRNPSKSLDGIDLTRVVDMGDSDRVVIFLHGLFGTPGHWQEVMQSLSSQYRVIAPQLPIDHQPERRRNGMESVADLSGIVAQFIESLGLESFVLCGNSLGGLLAIDLCVRNPNYAEGLVLAGSAGLFERSPIRGLKPRPSKDFVRTTVQGILHDHSYVTDELVDHWHAAVHDRDYVRFLLRVSRATRDRNVEKELDQLDLPTMIIWGSDDEITPPSTGKDFQRLIQGSRLEFIDGCGHAPNWERPAAFTKLLEDFLPSCFASS from the coding sequence ATGCTCAAACCCAAGTCTCGGAATCCATCAAAATCGTTGGATGGTATCGATCTGACGCGGGTGGTCGATATGGGCGACAGCGACCGAGTTGTCATCTTCCTTCATGGACTATTTGGGACCCCAGGTCATTGGCAGGAAGTGATGCAATCGCTTTCTTCGCAATATCGCGTGATCGCCCCACAGCTTCCCATCGACCACCAACCGGAACGGCGTCGCAACGGGATGGAAAGTGTCGCGGACCTGAGCGGCATTGTGGCCCAATTTATCGAATCGCTTGGGCTGGAATCGTTTGTCTTGTGCGGAAATTCGCTAGGCGGATTGCTGGCCATCGATTTATGCGTTCGAAACCCAAATTATGCCGAAGGTTTGGTGCTGGCCGGAAGTGCCGGATTGTTTGAACGAAGTCCGATTCGTGGTCTGAAGCCACGCCCTTCCAAAGATTTTGTGCGTACCACCGTCCAAGGAATCCTCCATGATCACAGTTATGTGACGGACGAGTTGGTCGATCACTGGCACGCAGCGGTCCATGACCGCGATTATGTCCGGTTCCTGTTGCGGGTATCGCGTGCGACCCGAGACCGGAATGTTGAAAAAGAACTCGATCAGCTTGATTTGCCAACGATGATTATTTGGGGAAGTGACGATGAGATCACTCCCCCATCAACGGGTAAAGACTTTCAGCGTTTGATCCAGGGATCACGCCTGGAGTTTATTGACGGGTGCGGCCACGCTCCTAATTGGGAGCGTCCAGCGGCGTTTACTAAATTACTTGAAGACTTCTTACCAAGTTGTTTTGCTTCATCGTGA
- a CDS encoding Glu/Leu/Phe/Val family dehydrogenase has product MKAFEAVQYYFDQAAERLELEPAMRDMLLMANREVTVQVTIERDNGEPAAFVGYRVQHNNSRGPMKGGLRYHHEVNLDEVRSLASLMTWKTAVVNLPYGGAKGGIEVDPRTLSMREKEALTRAFVDKIQDIVGPDSDIPAPDMGTDYRVMSWFRNQWEKYHGFNPAVITGKPVEEYGAKGREEATGRGVGILTVKLIGRLGRKASDTRVAIQGFGNVGSHAAKFLHEAQFPIIAVSDVTGTYYNSEGLNIPDLLRHTMDHPHGQLDGYAHCEKLRAGALLELEDTDVLIPAAIGGVITAENVDRITAPIIIEGSNGPIFPLADKQLSDRGVTILPDILANAGGVTVSYFEWVQNRQHYRWSLDRVRRELELTLVEAFEKVWEISQQQKVSLRTAAFMIAIKRVRRATELSGGPS; this is encoded by the coding sequence ATGAAAGCTTTCGAAGCGGTCCAATACTATTTCGACCAAGCGGCCGAACGTCTGGAACTGGAACCCGCGATGCGGGACATGCTGTTGATGGCCAACCGCGAAGTGACCGTCCAGGTGACGATCGAACGAGACAATGGCGAACCGGCTGCATTTGTTGGCTATCGAGTCCAGCACAACAACAGCCGCGGGCCGATGAAAGGTGGGCTGCGGTACCATCATGAAGTTAACCTGGACGAGGTCCGTTCGCTCGCCAGTTTGATGACCTGGAAGACCGCCGTCGTCAACCTTCCTTATGGAGGCGCTAAAGGGGGGATCGAAGTCGATCCACGCACGCTTAGCATGCGAGAAAAAGAGGCGTTGACTCGCGCTTTTGTCGACAAAATTCAGGACATCGTTGGCCCTGACAGCGATATCCCGGCTCCCGACATGGGTACCGATTACCGAGTGATGTCCTGGTTCCGCAACCAATGGGAAAAATACCACGGCTTTAATCCCGCAGTCATTACAGGAAAACCGGTCGAAGAGTACGGTGCCAAAGGACGCGAAGAAGCAACTGGGCGAGGCGTCGGAATCTTGACCGTTAAACTGATTGGACGTTTAGGACGCAAAGCATCCGACACCCGTGTGGCCATCCAAGGGTTCGGAAACGTTGGCTCCCATGCGGCTAAATTTCTCCACGAAGCTCAATTCCCTATCATTGCAGTCAGTGATGTGACGGGGACTTACTACAACAGTGAAGGCCTGAATATTCCAGACCTGCTGCGTCACACAATGGATCATCCGCATGGTCAATTGGATGGATACGCTCACTGCGAAAAACTACGGGCTGGAGCCTTGCTGGAATTAGAAGATACCGATGTCTTAATTCCCGCGGCAATCGGGGGAGTCATCACCGCAGAAAATGTCGATCGAATCACCGCGCCGATCATCATCGAAGGCTCCAACGGTCCGATCTTTCCGCTCGCCGACAAACAGCTTAGCGATCGGGGCGTCACGATTTTGCCCGACATCCTCGCGAACGCCGGCGGTGTCACGGTTAGTTATTTTGAATGGGTCCAGAACCGCCAGCACTATCGCTGGAGCCTTGATCGTGTGCGCCGGGAATTGGAACTGACGCTGGTCGAAGCCTTTGAAAAAGTCTGGGAAATCAGCCAGCAACAGAAGGTCTCGTTACGGACGGCAGCTTTCATGATCGCGATTAAACGAGTGCGACGGGCAACGGAACTATCTGGCGGCCCAAGCTAA